One region of Halomonas huangheensis genomic DNA includes:
- a CDS encoding anhydro-N-acetylmuramic acid kinase: protein MQRYIGLMSGTSLDGIDAALVSFDDFGTPWLEATHGEELPAELRRILWQLCHQNEVAFADLAYAEEAFSQCQAHAVEVLLEHRSLSPDQITAIGSHGQTIEHAPYGHDGGPAYTLQLDNPSRLAELTGCCVVADFRRRDLAAGGQAAPLAPIFHQAVFSQHGNWRAVLNLGGFANLTLLPPSEASSSALGFDTGPANALLDAWHERHRKGRFDADGAWAAGGHVDQALLARLLSEPFFHLPPPRSTGRELFHLDWLQRSLSGDESPQDVQATLAELTAVSIAMGLKMASEQMDAPPQLELIPCGGGARNRDLLRRLSNQLPDANLLDSESLGWPADWLEAAAFAWLARQRLLEHPGNLPTVTGAAGPRVLGGVYAS, encoded by the coding sequence ATGCAGCGCTATATCGGTCTCATGTCAGGAACCAGTCTGGATGGCATCGATGCCGCCCTGGTCAGCTTCGACGATTTCGGCACGCCCTGGCTTGAAGCGACCCACGGCGAAGAACTGCCCGCTGAACTGCGCCGGATACTGTGGCAACTCTGTCACCAGAATGAAGTGGCATTTGCCGACCTGGCCTATGCAGAGGAAGCATTCAGCCAGTGCCAGGCGCATGCGGTAGAAGTACTGCTGGAACACCGGTCGCTAAGCCCAGACCAGATCACCGCCATTGGCAGCCATGGGCAAACCATCGAGCATGCGCCCTACGGTCATGACGGTGGCCCCGCCTATACCCTTCAACTGGACAATCCCAGCCGCCTTGCTGAATTGACCGGCTGTTGCGTGGTCGCGGACTTTCGCCGCCGCGACCTTGCCGCCGGAGGCCAGGCCGCGCCGCTGGCACCTATATTCCATCAGGCGGTCTTCAGCCAACATGGCAACTGGCGTGCAGTGCTGAATCTTGGCGGCTTTGCCAATCTGACCCTGTTGCCTCCCAGCGAAGCTTCTTCCTCCGCACTCGGGTTCGATACCGGCCCGGCCAACGCTCTACTCGATGCCTGGCACGAGCGTCACCGCAAGGGTCGCTTCGACGCTGATGGCGCCTGGGCAGCCGGCGGCCATGTCGACCAGGCATTACTCGCCCGACTACTGAGCGAACCCTTCTTCCATCTACCGCCACCGCGTAGCACCGGCCGTGAGCTATTCCACCTCGATTGGCTGCAGCGCTCCTTGAGCGGCGATGAATCTCCTCAGGATGTGCAGGCCACCCTGGCCGAGTTGACGGCGGTGAGTATCGCTATGGGGCTCAAGATGGCCAGCGAACAAATGGACGCTCCCCCGCAACTGGAGTTGATCCCCTGTGGTGGCGGTGCGCGCAACCGTGACTTACTGCGCCGTCTGAGCAACCAGCTCCCTGACGCCAACCTGCTGGATAGTGAAAGCCTCGGCTGGCCTGCCGATTGGCTGGAAGCTGCTGCTTTTGCCTGGCTGGCTCGCCAACGGCTACTGGAGCATCCCGGGAACTTGCCTACAGTAACCGGCGCAGCAGGCCCTAGAGTGCTGGGAGGAGTCTACGCCAGCTAA
- a CDS encoding YggS family pyridoxal phosphate-dependent enzyme gives MTTMIADALTSARQRLSRALQDAGRNSDDASLLAVSKTKPAELVREAWQNGQREFGENYVQEALDKQQQLSDLDDIIWHFIGPLQSNKTREVANHFHWVHSVNREKIARRLSDQREDSLGPLQVCLQVNISGESSKSGVSLDELPQLAELVTSLPRLELRGLMAIPAPCDDPQRQREPFAILRGALEQLRSTLPHAQLDTLSMGMSGDLEAAVFEGATMVRLGTAIFGARH, from the coding sequence ATGACCACCATGATCGCCGATGCTCTGACATCTGCCCGGCAGCGCCTCTCGCGCGCATTGCAGGATGCTGGACGCAACTCGGATGACGCGTCCCTGCTGGCAGTGAGCAAGACCAAGCCTGCCGAGCTGGTGCGTGAGGCCTGGCAGAATGGGCAACGCGAGTTCGGCGAGAACTACGTTCAGGAAGCGCTCGACAAGCAACAGCAGCTCAGTGATCTCGACGACATCATCTGGCATTTCATTGGCCCATTGCAGTCGAACAAGACTCGCGAGGTCGCCAATCATTTTCACTGGGTCCATAGCGTCAATCGCGAGAAGATCGCTCGCCGCCTCTCCGACCAGCGCGAGGATTCACTGGGCCCACTGCAGGTCTGTCTGCAGGTCAATATCAGCGGCGAGTCTTCCAAGTCAGGGGTGAGTCTTGACGAGCTGCCACAGCTGGCTGAACTGGTTACCTCGCTACCACGTCTGGAGCTGCGGGGCTTGATGGCGATCCCTGCTCCCTGCGACGATCCGCAGCGCCAACGTGAGCCCTTCGCTATCCTGCGTGGTGCACTGGAGCAGTTGCGCTCGACACTGCCGCACGCTCAACTCGACACACTGTCAATGGGCATGAGCGGTGATCTCGAAGCCGCAGTGTTCGAGGGTGCCACCATGGTTCGCCTGGGAACTGCTATCTTCGGCGCCCGCCACTAA